Proteins encoded by one window of Microcoleus sp. FACHB-68:
- a CDS encoding lysozyme inhibitor LprI family protein has product MLRKFRTSAILAVIALLSFFASLSIAASGDIIAQNVDCKNATTTPEMITCSTQSYQAADKQLNEVYQKVLAVVSGEQKDRLIEVENTWIKFRDSSCGFEIPASPDGREYPIFRNGCFEKLTKERTEDLQKYLTQLNDFDPAKTPNNNSPVGTLPDGNYRYVTAQLSSKVVSDEELVKAGGFYFLFRKKGNQILGYYNQIDSGNTICIDGKVNGNTVAGQAVETSEPPFNTKETVISTGEQFVKWDLARNLDVRRGQKVGNKIRYRSALLNLKDFSRINAGNRQPPRSC; this is encoded by the coding sequence ATGCTTAGAAAATTCAGAACTTCTGCTATTCTGGCAGTCATTGCACTCTTATCATTCTTCGCAAGTTTAAGCATTGCGGCATCAGGGGACATTATTGCCCAAAATGTTGATTGCAAAAATGCCACAACCACGCCTGAAATGATAACTTGTTCCACTCAGTCTTATCAAGCCGCAGATAAACAGTTAAATGAGGTTTATCAAAAAGTTCTTGCGGTGGTAAGTGGGGAGCAAAAAGACCGGCTCATAGAGGTGGAGAATACATGGATTAAGTTTCGTGATAGCAGTTGCGGTTTTGAAATACCTGCTTCGCCAGATGGACGGGAATATCCAATATTTCGGAATGGATGTTTTGAAAAACTGACGAAAGAGCGCACGGAAGATTTACAAAAGTATCTGACTCAACTCAATGATTTTGATCCCGCAAAGACACCCAATAATAATTCTCCAGTTGGAACGCTCCCCGATGGAAATTATCGCTATGTTACCGCTCAACTCTCGTCAAAAGTTGTGAGTGACGAAGAATTAGTGAAAGCGGGAGGTTTTTACTTTTTATTCCGTAAGAAAGGAAATCAGATTCTTGGTTATTACAATCAAATTGATTCAGGAAACACGATTTGCATTGATGGCAAAGTGAATGGAAATACTGTAGCCGGCCAAGCTGTAGAAACTTCTGAACCACCTTTCAACACGAAGGAAACCGTAATTAGCACCGGCGAACAATTTGTGAAGTGGGATCTGGCGAGAAACTTGGATGTTCGTCGAGGTCAAAAGGTAGGCAATAAGATTCGGTATAGGAGTGCTTTGTTGAATCTTAAGGATTTTAGTCGCATCAATGCCGGCAATCGACAACCACCGAGAAGCTGTTAG
- a CDS encoding metallophosphoesterase encodes MQFVSDPSITVKIRKMNERVRWRHSMIAERSIDQTRMVVDDGKDDSPEFSFLVVGDSGSGRHGSQNPQRQIAEQMALQRDSCRFVLHTGDVIYLVGSSEYYPENFIKPYREFLAGGEHPDRIDYDKMVFNLPFLPVLGNHDYYDLPLVYGVMSLVALPLRRLLRSRLDLDIGLHGSGQGKAYAKAFLDYLQGVNDWELGNHLDRHYTATTETGRCLRYEPGRFTRLPNRYYSFRYGGIDFFALDSNTFNAPPPLPATKEGDAYRRLLEKRRDELDQQQVEIAETSSRLNPNVPDEAEHLDDLRTKLEQLEELTIDINKQLAADATTVTDFEQLDWLKQQLIESWNTEGVRGRVIYFHHPPYVTEATKWQQAQTLTVRRHLRWVLDGVSVVVGDQAQGRPLVDLILNGHAHCLEYLRSDDTGHADSNLNWIVCGGSGYSLRRQREEGPDLMETFWETEGKDLLKVAQSQLFIGRKGHGSKKRRPYSFLRIDVKDGFPPKFIVRPFISERFQRQWTHHESESFEI; translated from the coding sequence ATGCAATTCGTGTCCGACCCATCGATCACTGTTAAAATCCGCAAGATGAATGAGCGGGTGCGGTGGCGGCACTCCATGATTGCCGAACGTTCTATCGATCAAACCCGAATGGTTGTGGACGATGGCAAAGACGACTCTCCAGAGTTTTCATTTTTGGTTGTCGGAGATAGCGGATCGGGCCGGCATGGCAGTCAAAACCCACAACGGCAAATTGCAGAACAAATGGCGCTACAGCGAGACAGTTGCCGGTTTGTGCTGCACACCGGCGACGTGATTTATCTCGTGGGATCGAGCGAATATTACCCCGAAAACTTTATCAAGCCTTATCGAGAGTTTCTTGCCGGCGGCGAGCATCCTGACCGCATTGATTATGACAAGATGGTGTTTAACTTGCCGTTTCTGCCGGTGTTGGGCAATCACGATTACTATGACTTGCCTTTAGTCTACGGTGTGATGTCTTTAGTCGCGCTGCCACTTCGCCGGTTGCTGCGATCTCGGCTGGATCTTGATATAGGTTTGCATGGTTCAGGGCAAGGCAAAGCGTATGCGAAAGCGTTCCTCGATTACCTTCAAGGCGTTAACGATTGGGAGCTGGGAAATCATTTAGACCGGCATTACACCGCCACAACAGAAACCGGGCGATGTCTGCGTTACGAACCCGGACGTTTTACTCGCTTACCTAACCGTTATTATAGCTTTCGTTACGGTGGAATTGACTTTTTTGCCCTCGATTCAAATACTTTTAATGCACCCCCACCGTTGCCGGCAACCAAAGAAGGGGATGCTTACCGCCGTCTGTTAGAAAAGCGCCGGGATGAGTTAGACCAACAACAAGTTGAAATTGCCGAAACTTCGTCTCGTCTTAACCCCAATGTCCCCGATGAAGCAGAACATCTCGACGATTTGCGGACTAAGTTAGAGCAACTTGAAGAGTTAACGATTGATATTAATAAACAACTGGCAGCCGACGCAACAACGGTTACTGATTTTGAACAACTTGATTGGCTCAAACAACAACTCATCGAATCATGGAATACTGAAGGAGTGCGCGGACGGGTGATTTATTTTCACCATCCCCCCTATGTGACTGAGGCAACAAAATGGCAGCAGGCGCAAACTTTAACCGTTCGCCGGCATCTCCGCTGGGTGTTGGATGGGGTGTCTGTGGTAGTTGGAGATCAGGCGCAAGGGCGTCCGCTTGTGGATTTAATTTTAAACGGTCACGCTCACTGCTTGGAATATCTTCGCAGCGATGATACCGGCCATGCGGATTCTAACCTTAATTGGATTGTTTGCGGTGGCAGTGGTTACAGTCTGCGCCGGCAGCGGGAAGAAGGGCCGGATTTGATGGAAACTTTCTGGGAAACTGAAGGCAAGGATCTACTAAAAGTCGCCCAGTCCCAGCTTTTTATCGGTCGTAAGGGACACGGTTCTAAAAAACGCCGGCCTTATTCTTTTCTGCGAATTGATGTTAAGGATGGTTTTCCGCCTAAATTTATCGTCCGTCCGTTTATCTCCGAACGCTTTCAGCGGCAATGGACACATCACGAAAGCGAATCCTTTGAGATTTAA